In Sulfitobacter sp. OXR-159, the following proteins share a genomic window:
- a CDS encoding TorF family putative porin — MRSIFATSAVVIGLGLPGVTMAQELSLSAGATLTSRYVFNGIEQTTGAAFQPWAEAEYEGFYAGVWASNTARSIVGSSVEVDLYLGYRNEVGKFNYDLGYTRYYYRNPSNDCCGEVILSLGYSVLDPLDVGLRFAHDPVADYVNSSVSIDYAFDDKFGASANYGTISNGGHDYWSVGGSYAISDNFGIDASWHDTSISDGLLIVSLTTEFSLR; from the coding sequence ATGCGATCTATTTTTGCGACTTCCGCCGTCGTCATCGGTCTGGGCTTACCCGGCGTGACAATGGCTCAGGAATTAAGTCTGTCCGCAGGCGCAACCCTCACCAGCCGATATGTTTTCAACGGCATTGAACAGACTACCGGCGCGGCGTTCCAGCCTTGGGCGGAGGCCGAGTACGAAGGTTTTTATGCAGGCGTCTGGGCGTCAAACACTGCCAGATCAATTGTTGGCAGTTCTGTTGAGGTGGACCTCTATCTGGGCTATCGCAATGAAGTCGGCAAGTTCAACTACGATCTGGGATATACCCGATACTATTATCGCAACCCGAGCAATGACTGCTGCGGAGAGGTCATCCTGTCATTGGGGTACTCCGTACTGGATCCGCTGGATGTCGGCCTTCGGTTTGCGCATGACCCCGTTGCGGATTACGTTAATTCAAGCGTCTCGATCGACTACGCATTCGATGACAAATTTGGTGCTTCAGCCAACTACGGCACGATCAGCAATGGGGGACACGACTACTGGAGTGTCGGTGGCAGCTATGCGATCTCCGATAACTTTGGCATTGACGCGTCATGGCATGACACCAGTATCAGTGACGGATTGTTGATTGTATCGCTGACCACCGAATTCAGCCTGCGCTAA
- a CDS encoding APC family permease, producing the protein MDHQHGGDTENKGSISLSGGVAMGTGVMIGAGIFALTGQIAQLAGPLFPLAFVVGGIITSFSAYSYVKMSNAFPSSGGIAMILQKAYGPGAIAAAAALLMALSMVISESLVARTFATYVLRPFDITGGPLVPILAVGVILFAFLVNIAGSRSVGLLSLIMAVLKIGGIALFGIAALWASGFQFAAASTASGGFDITGFIASVALAILAFKGFTTITNSGGEIINPHRNVGRTIIISITICVVVYLIVAFAVGSSLTIDQIIAAKDYSLAEAAAPALGNAGFYFTVVLAAVATASGVLASVFAVSRMLAMLTDMNMIPHRHFGMSGPIRSHTLVYTVVIASILAVFFDLTRIASLGAFFYLIMDMIVHWGVLRFMRKEVEAKAFVIVLALLFDAVVLVAFTAMKLQSDPLIVVYAVIAITSVFVFQRIYLSRWTAPRPSEDH; encoded by the coding sequence ATGGATCATCAACACGGCGGCGACACTGAAAATAAAGGCTCCATCAGCCTAAGCGGCGGGGTGGCGATGGGCACCGGCGTGATGATCGGAGCCGGTATTTTCGCGCTGACAGGTCAGATCGCGCAGCTGGCCGGACCGCTCTTTCCATTGGCGTTTGTCGTGGGCGGGATCATCACAAGTTTCAGTGCATACAGCTACGTAAAGATGTCGAATGCGTTTCCGTCTTCGGGTGGCATCGCGATGATCCTGCAAAAGGCATACGGACCGGGTGCAATTGCCGCAGCGGCGGCGCTGTTGATGGCGCTGTCAATGGTGATCTCCGAAAGCCTCGTTGCGCGAACCTTTGCGACTTATGTCTTGCGACCCTTCGACATAACTGGTGGTCCGCTGGTGCCGATCCTTGCCGTTGGGGTGATCCTTTTTGCCTTTCTCGTCAATATCGCCGGTAGCCGATCGGTTGGACTGCTCTCGCTGATTATGGCGGTGCTCAAGATTGGCGGTATCGCGTTGTTCGGCATAGCAGCACTTTGGGCAAGCGGGTTTCAATTCGCCGCGGCGAGCACGGCGTCTGGCGGATTTGATATCACCGGCTTTATAGCATCCGTGGCCCTTGCCATTCTGGCGTTCAAGGGGTTCACCACGATCACCAACAGCGGCGGCGAGATCATCAATCCGCACCGCAATGTTGGCCGCACGATCATTATCTCGATCACGATCTGTGTTGTTGTCTATCTGATTGTGGCCTTTGCGGTCGGATCAAGCCTGACGATAGACCAGATTATCGCGGCCAAAGACTATTCATTGGCTGAGGCCGCCGCACCCGCACTTGGCAACGCGGGGTTCTATTTTACCGTCGTGCTGGCGGCTGTTGCGACGGCGTCTGGTGTTCTTGCCAGTGTCTTTGCGGTGTCGCGGATGCTGGCCATGCTCACCGATATGAACATGATCCCGCACCGGCATTTCGGGATGTCGGGACCTATCCGCAGTCACACGCTGGTCTATACGGTGGTGATCGCCTCTATCCTTGCGGTGTTTTTTGATCTGACCCGGATCGCGTCATTGGGGGCTTTCTTTTATCTGATCATGGACATGATCGTCCATTGGGGCGTCTTGCGCTTCATGCGAAAAGAGGTTGAAGCGAAAGCATTTGTCATCGTCTTGGCCTTGTTGTTTGACGCTGTGGTGCTGGTGGCCTTTACAGCTATGAAGCTGCAATCCGATCCGCTCATTGTTGTGTACGCTGTGATTGCGATCACATCAGTCTTTGTGTTCCAACGGATTTATCTGTCGCGCTGGACTGCACCACGACCCAGCGAAGACCACTGA
- a CDS encoding ion channel, producing the protein MGRVTPTPTAASAINLSRPFPDVSDPRFPISSAAKRCKVKSTRRNRAGLFVVTADFRALAPRSARARSRPDTATFGYWQVHPIRSVSLLFSLILAVIAIVSSSWIHLAVMRWVSVGMAKIPLEPFNRVMMAVLILFFAHFAGIVVFAGMFGVGHQLLSIGGFSGESVDTVLDYFYFSVVSYTSLGLGDIFPTDHLRLLTGVEALTGLLLIAWSGAYLFAMMNGFGIGPPAPSLTNRKNEKGHTRHLLAGRAFFRRAIALSRSVSVVFAGSWCSPARQINPLEHKD; encoded by the coding sequence ATGGGACGGGTCACGCCGACACCAACCGCGGCAAGTGCCATCAACCTTTCGCGCCCGTTCCCAGATGTGAGCGACCCCAGATTCCCGATCTCCAGCGCTGCCAAGAGATGCAAGGTCAAATCCACCCGGCGCAACCGCGCGGGATTGTTCGTGGTGACGGCGGACTTCAGAGCTTTGGCACCGCGATCAGCGCGCGCAAGAAGCCGACCTGATACGGCTACTTTTGGATACTGGCAAGTTCATCCAATCAGGAGCGTCTCTTTGCTTTTTTCACTAATTCTTGCAGTTATCGCCATCGTTTCGAGTAGTTGGATACATCTTGCGGTCATGCGGTGGGTATCGGTTGGCATGGCAAAGATACCTTTGGAGCCGTTCAATCGTGTCATGATGGCCGTACTGATCCTGTTTTTCGCGCATTTCGCCGGAATAGTTGTCTTTGCAGGCATGTTTGGCGTCGGTCACCAGCTTTTGAGCATCGGCGGCTTTTCCGGTGAGAGCGTTGATACCGTTCTGGATTATTTTTATTTTTCCGTCGTCAGCTATACGTCCCTTGGTCTTGGCGATATTTTCCCGACAGATCACCTGCGTCTTCTGACGGGCGTCGAGGCCTTGACCGGACTGTTGCTGATCGCGTGGTCAGGTGCATATCTTTTCGCGATGATGAACGGCTTTGGGATTGGCCCCCCTGCGCCGAGCCTGACAAACCGAAAAAATGAAAAAGGGCATACCCGACACCTGCTAGCCGGACGCGCCTTTTTCAGGAGGGCTATAGCACTTTCGAGAAGTGTTTCAGTGGTCTTCGCTGGGTCGTGGTGCAGTCCAGCGCGACAGATAAATCCGTTGGAACACAAAGACTGA
- the scpB gene encoding SMC-Scp complex subunit ScpB yields MTTATRKRQPADESGAVFDRELEDLPQELRWREWMGRVEAVLFASASPVSREDLARVVGQGASVEMLIEDIQAELTGRPYELAQVAGGWMFRTRPQFADAIKTTADLGDQSLAFTEMEMGVLCAIAYHQPIDRAGLADIFGKEVSRDLLARLRYKDLIASGPRSPRPGAPHTFVTTETFLVTFDLQSLRDLPELEIVEPSNLAD; encoded by the coding sequence ATGACGACGGCAACGAGGAAACGGCAACCGGCGGATGAAAGCGGCGCCGTTTTTGACCGCGAGCTCGAGGACCTGCCGCAGGAGTTGCGCTGGCGCGAATGGATGGGCCGGGTCGAAGCGGTGCTCTTCGCCAGTGCCTCACCGGTAAGTCGCGAAGATCTGGCCCGCGTGGTGGGGCAGGGGGCCTCCGTGGAGATGCTGATCGAGGACATCCAGGCCGAGCTGACGGGTCGTCCTTACGAACTGGCCCAAGTGGCTGGCGGTTGGATGTTCCGCACGCGACCGCAGTTTGCCGATGCGATCAAGACCACCGCCGACCTTGGTGACCAGTCCCTCGCCTTTACCGAGATGGAGATGGGGGTGCTCTGCGCCATTGCCTATCACCAGCCGATCGACCGCGCCGGGCTGGCCGACATCTTCGGCAAGGAGGTCAGTCGCGATCTTCTGGCCCGGCTGCGGTACAAGGACTTGATCGCCAGCGGGCCCCGGTCGCCGCGGCCCGGGGCGCCGCATACCTTCGTGACGACGGAGACGTTTCTGGTGACGTTCGATCTGCAGAGCCTGCGGGATCTGCCGGAATTGGAAATTGTCGAGCCGTCCAATCTTGCTGATTAG